From Borrelia sp. RT5S, the proteins below share one genomic window:
- a CDS encoding 30S ribosomal protein S1, protein MENQEDLQENYLKVLERVDLGSNVTGIVVNIMKDYVLVDVGYKSEGFIRVDEFENVPNIGDRIDAVVTRIGGELGLVLSVEKLDSLSFQDKVDEYIADRKVVKGKIMFEMPSGYKVQINENTTGFMPLYLSSRSKDEKLKRGSIVEFYVVEANKTDGLKLILDRRTLEKEREIEKRKEFVSSYNEGDIVDGVVEKIIEYGAIIRVREFVLGILNKRNIAYTRVENIEDFINIGDRLKLKIIKLNLKTAKMELSLKALRTNPWDSIESRYGVESIVKGKVVKILPFGAVVELDNEISGFLHVSNFSWVRVIKSPQEVVKIGQIVEVKILEIDKERQRISLGIKQVNGNPWDNLSERFSVGKVIQGVVKNITKTGAFVNIEEGIDAYISKFDISWVDDVNPEDYFEVGSSVSGKVIEFDAKRQNIKLGIKQLEENPWDDFARSYKKGDSLEVEVVEKKSKGLQVRVYNKIMGFISKIQLGDTKESSMSTFDNLNIGDKLKVILTNIDSRNKLVLLSYKEYESQKSREEISSYLFKEDDDESYKPFANLLKRNADV, encoded by the coding sequence ATGGAAAATCAAGAAGATTTGCAAGAAAATTATCTGAAGGTTCTTGAAAGGGTAGATCTTGGGAGTAATGTTACTGGCATTGTTGTAAATATCATGAAAGATTATGTACTTGTAGATGTTGGTTATAAATCCGAAGGATTTATTAGAGTTGATGAGTTTGAGAACGTTCCAAATATTGGAGATAGGATTGATGCGGTAGTTACGAGGATAGGGGGTGAGTTGGGCTTGGTTCTTAGCGTAGAGAAGCTTGATTCTTTGAGTTTTCAAGATAAGGTTGATGAGTATATTGCAGATAGGAAAGTGGTTAAGGGCAAGATTATGTTTGAGATGCCTAGTGGGTATAAGGTACAGATTAATGAAAATACTACTGGATTTATGCCTCTTTATTTAAGCTCTAGGTCTAAAGATGAGAAATTAAAAAGAGGATCTATTGTTGAGTTTTATGTTGTTGAAGCGAATAAGACTGATGGTTTGAAGCTTATTCTTGATAGGCGGACTTTGGAAAAGGAACGAGAGATTGAAAAAAGGAAAGAGTTTGTTAGTTCTTACAATGAGGGGGATATCGTTGATGGAGTTGTTGAGAAGATCATAGAGTATGGAGCTATTATAAGGGTTAGGGAGTTTGTTTTAGGAATATTAAATAAAAGGAATATTGCCTACACTCGTGTTGAAAATATTGAGGATTTTATTAATATTGGTGATAGGTTGAAGTTAAAAATCATTAAGCTGAACTTGAAGACAGCAAAGATGGAGTTATCGCTTAAAGCTTTAAGGACAAATCCTTGGGATTCTATTGAATCTAGGTATGGAGTTGAAAGCATTGTTAAAGGAAAGGTTGTTAAGATATTACCCTTTGGTGCTGTTGTTGAACTTGATAATGAGATATCAGGATTTCTTCATGTAAGTAATTTTTCTTGGGTAAGAGTGATAAAGAGCCCACAAGAGGTAGTTAAGATTGGGCAAATTGTGGAGGTTAAGATTTTAGAGATAGATAAGGAAAGGCAAAGAATATCTTTAGGAATTAAGCAGGTTAATGGGAATCCTTGGGATAATCTGTCTGAGAGATTTTCTGTTGGGAAAGTTATACAGGGGGTTGTTAAAAATATAACGAAGACGGGTGCTTTTGTTAATATCGAAGAGGGTATAGATGCTTACATTAGTAAATTTGATATTTCTTGGGTAGACGACGTTAATCCAGAGGATTATTTTGAGGTGGGAAGCTCTGTTAGTGGAAAAGTTATTGAATTTGATGCAAAGAGACAAAATATTAAACTGGGAATTAAGCAGTTGGAAGAGAATCCTTGGGATGATTTTGCCAGGAGCTATAAGAAGGGGGATTCTCTTGAGGTGGAAGTTGTTGAGAAGAAGTCTAAGGGGCTTCAAGTAAGAGTTTATAATAAGATCATGGGGTTTATTAGTAAAATACAACTTGGAGATACTAAAGAATCTAGCATGAGTACTTTTGATAATTTGAATATTGGGGATAAGCTTAAAGTTATATTGACAAATATTGACTCCAGGAATAAATTGGTCTTGCTTTCTTATAAAGAGTATGAGAGTCAAAAATCAAGGGAGGAGATTTCTTCTTATTTGTTTAAGGAAGATGACGATGAGTCTTATAAACCGTTTGCAAATTTACTGAAGAGGAATGCTGATGTTTAG
- the rseP gene encoding RIP metalloprotease RseP: protein MHILLSIVGFTLIIFIHELGHFLFAKLFKVKVEVFSIGIGPSIFKFKVRDTEYRFSPIFLGGYCKLKGAEHLENELKLNRQIEADRDSLFGISNFKRILIYLAGPLFNLILAFIIFIVIDTIGVISLDYPSKITVLSNNGLSEFRDGDIILSVNKKDVGSFSDLKKVLPVEESKTAFTVLRDNEKIDFEEHLNLEKFLKEIAPWVDLIISKVEPNSPAEVAGIRQNDRIVSINNVILNNNKQLQDCIMNLDVDVAEIKYDRNGEILTSKLVFQDTNKILGVYFLPRLERLVRADNLGIAIVNSFNKVLDILSNILYSIFDLLTNFKKNFKNVVGPVGVISVLSSSSAFGVLYWLNTIAVFNLLVAGMNLFFVIIPIFDGGQIFISLIEILRGRRFKAKSIYRLYSVGIFLVLGLLILGLSNDLSNILR, encoded by the coding sequence ATGCATATTTTGCTTAGTATTGTGGGTTTTACCTTAATAATATTCATCCATGAGTTAGGTCATTTTTTATTTGCAAAGCTTTTTAAGGTTAAGGTTGAAGTTTTTTCTATTGGAATAGGTCCTAGCATTTTTAAATTTAAGGTAAGGGATACGGAATATAGATTTTCCCCGATTTTTTTGGGGGGGTATTGCAAGCTTAAAGGAGCTGAGCATTTGGAAAATGAGCTTAAATTAAATAGGCAAATTGAAGCAGACAGGGATTCTCTTTTTGGGATCTCCAATTTTAAGAGAATATTAATATATTTAGCAGGCCCTCTTTTTAATTTGATTTTGGCATTCATTATTTTTATTGTAATAGATACTATAGGAGTTATATCTCTTGATTATCCTAGCAAAATAACCGTTTTAAGTAATAATGGTTTGAGTGAATTTAGAGATGGAGATATTATCTTAAGTGTTAATAAAAAGGATGTAGGTTCTTTTTCCGATTTAAAGAAAGTTCTTCCTGTGGAGGAATCCAAAACAGCTTTCACAGTTTTAAGAGACAATGAGAAAATTGATTTCGAAGAGCATCTAAATTTAGAAAAATTTCTCAAGGAAATTGCTCCTTGGGTGGACCTTATTATTTCTAAAGTTGAACCAAATTCTCCAGCAGAAGTTGCAGGTATTAGGCAGAATGATAGGATAGTAAGCATCAATAATGTTATTTTAAATAATAACAAGCAGTTGCAAGATTGCATTATGAATCTCGATGTTGATGTAGCAGAGATTAAATACGATAGAAATGGAGAAATTTTAACTTCAAAATTGGTATTTCAAGATACGAATAAAATTTTAGGTGTTTATTTTTTGCCTCGCTTGGAAAGATTGGTTAGGGCAGACAATTTAGGGATTGCTATTGTAAATTCTTTTAATAAAGTTTTGGATATTTTAAGTAACATTCTGTATTCTATTTTTGATTTGTTAACGAATTTTAAAAAAAACTTTAAAAACGTTGTGGGTCCCGTTGGGGTTATTAGTGTTCTTTCTAGTTCTTCTGCCTTTGGGGTCTTGTATTGGCTTAATACCATTGCCGTTTTTAATTTGCTAGTTGCTGGTATGAACCTATTCTTTGTTATAATTCCAATATTTGACGGGGGGCAAATCTTTATCAGTTTGATCGAGATCTTGCGTGGAAGGAGATTTAAAGCGAAATCCATTTACCGCCTTTACAGCGTCGGTATTTTTCTAGTATTGGGACTCCTTATTCTGGGACTCTCTAATGATTTAAGCAACATTCTAAGATAG
- the frr gene encoding ribosome recycling factor: MEEYKALLDEKMYKVLLSLEGEYKSLRTGRVSSVLFDRILVDYYGEKTPLTRVANISIPEARLVVIQPWDKTLLGKIEQAILNSDLSMNPSSDGSVLRIKVPALTVERRKEVAKQAKRIAEEHKVMARNIRQELNGRAKNQEKDSEITEDDLRRILDDVQKGTNSYIKKIDEILDLKTKEIMEV; the protein is encoded by the coding sequence GTGGAGGAGTATAAGGCTTTATTGGATGAAAAGATGTATAAAGTTCTTTTGTCTCTTGAGGGTGAGTATAAATCCTTAAGAACAGGTAGGGTGAGTAGTGTTCTCTTTGATAGGATACTAGTTGATTATTATGGGGAAAAAACTCCTTTAACCAGGGTTGCCAATATTAGTATTCCAGAGGCAAGGCTTGTTGTAATTCAACCTTGGGATAAGACGTTATTGGGTAAAATAGAACAGGCTATACTTAACTCAGATCTTTCTATGAATCCTTCAAGCGATGGATCAGTACTTAGGATTAAAGTACCTGCATTGACTGTTGAAAGGCGTAAAGAGGTGGCTAAACAGGCAAAAAGGATCGCTGAGGAACACAAAGTTATGGCTAGGAATATTAGGCAGGAGTTAAATGGTAGAGCGAAGAACCAGGAAAAGGATTCTGAGATTACGGAAGATGATTTACGTCGGATTTTAGACGATGTACAGAAGGGTACTAATTCTTATATTAAGAAAATAGATGAAATTTTGGATTTAAAAACAAAAGAGATCATGGAAGTTTAA
- the tsf gene encoding translation elongation factor Ts: MGISPQEVKKLRDATGAGFGDCKKALELASGDFELARKKLKEMGIASADKRSDRDAKEGRVFSYANKERVGLLLISCETDFVAMNSDFVAFGNSLVKELVENGRDSLDEEQENGIKNLAATIKENIQVKKIFITDISSNELVKNYLHGEQAKIGVFVKLRVDDASKVEDERLNGLAMDLALHVAAFAPLYLSVDHICPDYVREQEEVFTKQMESSGKAESIVKGTVAGKLKKHLGEIALLEQGFVKDDKFTVKEKLEEISRLILSKIEVIDFKCICVG; this comes from the coding sequence ATGGGTATTAGTCCTCAAGAGGTAAAAAAACTTAGGGATGCAACTGGAGCTGGATTTGGTGATTGTAAGAAAGCTTTAGAGCTTGCTAGTGGTGATTTTGAACTGGCTAGGAAAAAACTTAAAGAGATGGGGATTGCGTCGGCTGATAAGAGAAGTGATAGAGACGCTAAAGAGGGACGCGTGTTTTCCTATGCAAACAAAGAGAGAGTGGGTCTTTTGCTTATTTCATGTGAAACGGATTTTGTTGCTATGAATAGTGATTTTGTGGCTTTTGGGAATTCTTTGGTAAAAGAACTAGTTGAGAATGGTAGAGATTCTTTAGATGAAGAACAAGAAAATGGAATTAAGAATTTAGCGGCTACGATAAAGGAAAATATTCAGGTAAAGAAGATTTTTATTACAGATATTTCATCCAATGAACTTGTTAAGAATTATCTTCACGGGGAACAGGCTAAAATAGGAGTATTTGTTAAATTAAGGGTTGATGATGCTTCTAAGGTAGAGGATGAGAGACTGAATGGTCTTGCGATGGATTTGGCTTTACATGTTGCAGCTTTTGCTCCGCTTTATTTAAGTGTTGATCATATTTGTCCTGATTACGTTAGGGAACAGGAAGAGGTGTTTACTAAGCAAATGGAAAGTAGTGGAAAGGCTGAAAGTATAGTTAAGGGGACTGTGGCCGGGAAGCTTAAAAAGCATTTAGGGGAGATTGCTCTTTTAGAGCAGGGGTTTGTAAAGGACGATAAATTTACTGTTAAAGAAAAGCTTGAAGAGATCTCAAGGTTAATTCTAAGCAAGATAGAGGTGATAGATTTTAAGTGTATATGTGTTGGGTAA
- the rpsF gene encoding 30S ribosomal protein S6, with protein MIRKYESCFLFRSEELEYKAALEEVRKQLMAFGASDVVESSLGERTLEYPIKKQDRGRYEIMEFKMEGDNLRELEVQLKLVKNLLRYMILIKANKKINARKFKRKNFRDNREKEMAGTSTNSCVADVEEV; from the coding sequence ATGATAAGAAAGTATGAGTCTTGCTTTTTGTTTAGGAGTGAAGAGCTCGAATACAAGGCAGCCTTGGAGGAAGTGCGTAAACAATTGATGGCTTTCGGTGCTAGTGATGTTGTTGAAAGTTCTCTTGGGGAGAGGACGTTGGAGTATCCCATTAAAAAGCAGGATCGTGGTAGGTATGAGATAATGGAATTTAAAATGGAGGGTGATAATTTAAGAGAACTTGAAGTTCAATTAAAGCTTGTTAAAAATTTGTTAAGATACATGATTTTGATTAAGGCTAATAAAAAGATTAACGCTAGGAAATTTAAGAGAAAGAATTTTAGGGATAATAGGGAAAAGGAGATGGCAGGAACTAGTACTAATTCCTGTGTTGCCGATGT
- a CDS encoding hemolysin III family protein, with protein MFLKNEGHGPCVCQVPRNELFSALSHLFGVVLSIIGSTVLITLSVASRKQFHALIFFAYGLSMILLYTMSTFYHICLKGSRVKKIFRKLDHISIFLLIAGTYTPPCLILIPNIYGKMILSTVWGLAILGIIFKSVYVNSPGWVNGLIFILMGWLIVFGIKFIYNALPLRGFLWLVLGGVLYTIGGVVYAISKKFNPIVSMRVHDVFHILILMASFSHFWFMLNYVLPVD; from the coding sequence ATGTTTCTGAAGAACGAAGGCCATGGGCCTTGTGTGTGTCAGGTACCTAGAAATGAGTTGTTTAGTGCGTTGTCCCACTTGTTTGGGGTTGTTTTGTCAATAATAGGGAGTACCGTCCTTATTACTCTGTCGGTTGCTTCAAGAAAGCAGTTTCATGCGCTGATATTTTTTGCTTATGGCCTTTCGATGATATTGCTGTACACAATGAGCACTTTTTACCATATTTGCCTGAAAGGAAGTAGGGTAAAGAAAATATTTAGGAAGCTTGACCATATTTCCATATTTTTATTAATAGCGGGTACTTATACTCCACCTTGCCTAATTCTCATACCCAATATTTATGGAAAGATGATTCTTTCGACTGTTTGGGGCCTTGCCATCCTAGGGATTATCTTTAAATCGGTGTACGTGAACAGTCCTGGCTGGGTTAATGGACTAATATTCATACTTATGGGGTGGCTGATTGTGTTTGGGATTAAGTTTATTTATAATGCCCTCCCTTTAAGAGGATTTTTGTGGCTGGTGCTAGGAGGGGTTCTTTACACAATAGGAGGCGTGGTGTATGCGATAAGTAAAAAATTCAATCCCATAGTAAGTATGAGGGTGCATGACGTTTTCCATATTCTAATATTGATGGCTTCTTTCTCCCACTTTTGGTTCATGCTAAACTATGTATTGCCTGTAGATTAA
- the uppS gene encoding polyprenyl diphosphate synthase yields MNRHSLPMHVGIIMDGNRRWTLKRGVSLLEGYQEGLRRARDIVQHSSKIGIKCLSLYVFSTENWNRDKSEVEYLMFLIANYLKSEFAFYSENSIKIVVSGDIGALERKVREAIVAAVDFTKNFGGLVLNLAINYGGRNEIVRAVRKILKSDLKYDSLSEIEFARFLDNPELRELDLLIRTGGEMRVSNFLLWKVAYCEFIFSNILWPEYSISLYNEDLRCFRKRKRNFGR; encoded by the coding sequence ATGAATAGACATTCTCTTCCTATGCATGTTGGCATCATAATGGATGGTAATAGGAGGTGGACTTTAAAGAGGGGCGTTTCTTTACTTGAGGGGTATCAAGAAGGCTTGAGGAGAGCTAGGGACATAGTTCAACATTCTAGTAAAATAGGCATAAAATGTTTGTCCCTTTATGTATTTTCTACAGAAAACTGGAACAGAGATAAGAGTGAGGTAGAATATTTGATGTTTTTGATTGCTAATTACTTAAAATCTGAGTTTGCTTTTTATAGTGAAAATAGCATAAAGATAGTAGTTTCTGGGGATATTGGGGCTTTGGAAAGAAAAGTAAGAGAAGCGATTGTTGCTGCTGTTGATTTTACTAAAAATTTTGGTGGACTTGTTTTAAATTTAGCCATTAATTATGGTGGTCGAAATGAAATAGTTAGGGCAGTTAGGAAAATCCTGAAGAGTGATTTAAAATACGATTCTTTAAGTGAGATTGAATTTGCAAGATTTTTAGACAATCCGGAGCTTCGTGAACTTGATCTTTTAATACGTACGGGAGGGGAGATGAGGGTAAGTAATTTTCTTTTGTGGAAAGTTGCTTATTGCGAATTTATTTTTTCAAATATTTTATGGCCAGAATATTCTATTTCTCTTTATAATGAGGACTTAAGGTGCTTTAGAAAAAGGAAAAGAAATTTTGGGAGATAG
- the rpsB gene encoding 30S ribosomal protein S2, with amino-acid sequence MAVITMKSLLEAGVHFGHQVKRLDPRMKRFIFSERNEIHILDLQKTLQGIKDSYELVQSVVKSGKKVLFVGTKKQASEIIEQEAKRSDMPYVNNRWLGGMLSNFNTIRKSVQKLKKLEKMEVDGTFDMISKKEVSQLNREKLKLAKNLTGIKDMEDLPGAVFIIDPKREQIVINEARNLGIPIISVVDTNCNPDVIDCPIPGNDDAIRSVALFTKIISDAILESDKEVGIQIVENLNEEDLVNEIEVKNDNEKELKE; translated from the coding sequence TTGGCAGTTATTACTATGAAGAGTCTTTTGGAAGCTGGAGTTCATTTTGGGCACCAGGTGAAGAGGCTTGATCCAAGGATGAAGAGGTTTATCTTTTCTGAGAGGAATGAAATACATATTTTGGATTTACAAAAAACTTTGCAAGGAATTAAGGATTCTTACGAGCTTGTTCAGAGTGTAGTCAAGAGCGGTAAAAAGGTATTGTTTGTTGGGACTAAGAAACAGGCAAGCGAAATAATTGAACAAGAGGCTAAAAGAAGTGATATGCCTTATGTGAATAATAGGTGGCTTGGGGGTATGCTTTCAAACTTTAATACTATAAGGAAATCGGTTCAAAAGTTAAAAAAATTGGAGAAGATGGAAGTTGATGGGACTTTTGATATGATTAGCAAAAAGGAAGTTTCTCAGCTTAATCGTGAGAAGTTGAAACTGGCTAAGAATTTGACGGGAATCAAGGATATGGAGGATCTTCCGGGTGCGGTTTTTATTATTGATCCTAAACGGGAGCAAATAGTTATTAACGAAGCGAGGAATCTTGGTATTCCTATTATTTCAGTAGTTGATACAAATTGTAATCCAGATGTCATTGACTGTCCGATACCTGGGAATGATGACGCGATTCGTTCTGTTGCTTTATTTACCAAAATTATATCTGATGCCATCCTTGAGAGTGACAAGGAAGTTGGGATTCAAATAGTTGAGAATTTGAACGAGGAAGACTTAGTAAATGAAATTGAAGTTAAGAATGATAATGAGAAAGAATTAAAAGAGTAG
- a CDS encoding PTS transporter subunit EIIC: MINFLRVLGFAKLQKFASAISLPISILPISCLMLGIGSAMSNPSSLIYIDNVVLQGALGLMRVAGNIITLNIPLLLVVGIAVGVARVQKGPAALSAVVGYLLFNVTGNYFLDMFSELAEPGLMSSIGQVNFLGIQTLNTGVFGSLSVGLLVGYLHNRFCGIKLPLPFSFFSGPRFVPVLVFPFCIFLGMIFSLVWPNLDEIITSCGLLISRFDYFGSFLYGVLNRILVPLGLHSILTFPFNFTSLGGTEMINGQAVGGIQNIFHAQLSDPQLAKFYSGIARYSGGFYLSIMFGLPGAALGVYKGIICEENSKVSSILFSGALTAFLMGITEPLEFLFVFTAPLLYFVHAIYTGLALLIANVFGIAIGATFSTGFFDFCMFGVLQGHDKTNWIYALPLGFAFFGLYYFTFKWLYNYFDFQIFGVDEPFFGGNEGKVEGIGVAHLMVQGLGGLDNIREFDIVSTDLRFVVFSPELVSCDLLNETGALNVIANGNTIRISYGTHVYYIKQAIENYSPRKLFRSSVVVASDHVKQGIKAYMEMKEDDKLEKKGQTGKQYKLTKEEENE, translated from the coding sequence GTGATAAATTTTTTAAGAGTGCTTGGGTTTGCAAAGCTACAGAAGTTTGCAAGTGCAATAAGTTTGCCAATTTCTATTTTACCGATTTCTTGTTTGATGCTAGGGATTGGGTCTGCGATGTCGAATCCTTCTAGTTTGATTTATATCGATAATGTTGTTTTGCAAGGTGCTTTAGGCCTTATGAGGGTTGCGGGTAATATTATTACCTTAAATATTCCATTGTTGCTTGTTGTGGGTATTGCTGTTGGAGTAGCAAGAGTCCAAAAGGGTCCTGCTGCGCTTTCGGCGGTTGTTGGATATTTGCTTTTCAATGTGACTGGGAATTATTTTCTTGATATGTTTTCAGAGCTTGCTGAGCCCGGCTTGATGTCTTCCATCGGGCAAGTCAATTTCCTTGGTATTCAAACTTTAAATACGGGTGTTTTTGGTTCTTTATCGGTTGGGCTTTTAGTTGGATATCTACACAATAGATTTTGTGGGATTAAGTTGCCATTGCCTTTTAGTTTTTTTTCTGGTCCCAGGTTTGTTCCCGTGTTGGTGTTTCCTTTTTGTATTTTTTTAGGAATGATATTCTCTTTGGTTTGGCCAAATCTTGATGAGATAATTACTTCTTGTGGGCTTCTTATTTCTAGGTTTGATTATTTTGGTAGTTTCCTGTATGGGGTGTTAAACAGGATATTAGTCCCTTTAGGGCTTCATTCTATTCTTACATTTCCTTTTAATTTCACTTCTTTAGGGGGAACAGAAATGATTAATGGCCAAGCGGTTGGTGGTATTCAAAATATATTTCATGCTCAGTTGTCCGACCCACAGCTTGCCAAATTTTATTCAGGTATTGCCAGATATAGCGGTGGATTCTATCTTTCTATTATGTTTGGGCTGCCTGGAGCTGCTCTTGGAGTTTATAAGGGGATTATTTGTGAAGAAAATAGCAAGGTCTCTTCTATTCTCTTCTCAGGTGCTCTTACTGCCTTTCTAATGGGAATTACAGAACCTTTAGAGTTTTTATTTGTTTTTACGGCACCTTTGCTTTACTTTGTGCATGCTATTTATACAGGGCTTGCTTTATTGATTGCCAATGTTTTTGGTATTGCTATTGGGGCCACGTTTTCTACTGGATTTTTTGACTTCTGCATGTTTGGGGTATTGCAGGGGCACGATAAGACAAATTGGATTTATGCATTGCCCTTGGGGTTTGCCTTTTTCGGTTTGTATTATTTTACTTTTAAGTGGCTTTATAATTATTTTGATTTTCAGATTTTTGGTGTTGACGAACCATTTTTTGGGGGCAATGAGGGGAAAGTCGAAGGAATTGGAGTGGCACACCTTATGGTGCAAGGGTTAGGGGGTCTTGATAATATACGGGAGTTTGATATTGTGTCAACGGATCTAAGATTTGTGGTGTTTAGTCCCGAACTTGTGTCTTGCGATTTACTTAATGAAACAGGGGCTTTAAACGTTATTGCGAATGGTAATACAATTAGAATTTCTTATGGAACTCATGTTTATTATATAAAACAAGCTATTGAAAATTATTCCCCTAGGAAGCTTTTCAGATCTAGTGTTGTTGTTGCATCTGATCATGTGAAACAAGGAATTAAAGCCTATATGGAAATGAAGGAAGATGACAAGCTTGAGAAGAAAGGGCAGACAGGAAAGCAATATAAGCTTACTAAAGAAGAAGAGAATGAGTAG
- a CDS encoding tol-pal system YbgF family protein → MFRGKIFVGILAAVVLAGIVVVFYSSMDVDYVKTGGEIVEKLEGDLNLYLRERSDEERNKIELRIKESIGKMEDVSHEFFPRFYLARSTYLQSKGLYKEALDDLDVVLKSKWIEKEIAYLNKAVIYEKMGQMEDALLAYDNIIKKTKFEFIKVKALLGKALVVEGKDKNMAIKIYEQISNFSYENNLYVNIARNKLLQLK, encoded by the coding sequence ATGTTTAGGGGTAAGATTTTTGTAGGTATTCTTGCTGCTGTTGTTCTTGCGGGTATTGTGGTTGTTTTTTATAGCTCTATGGATGTGGACTATGTTAAGACGGGAGGAGAGATAGTAGAGAAACTTGAGGGCGATTTAAATCTTTACTTAAGGGAAAGAAGCGATGAGGAAAGAAATAAGATAGAACTTAGGATAAAAGAATCTATAGGTAAGATGGAGGATGTTTCACACGAGTTTTTTCCCAGATTTTATCTTGCAAGGTCTACTTATTTACAGAGCAAGGGGTTATACAAGGAAGCTCTTGATGATTTGGATGTTGTTCTTAAGTCAAAATGGATTGAGAAGGAAATCGCTTACCTTAATAAGGCTGTGATTTATGAAAAAATGGGACAGATGGAAGATGCTTTGTTAGCGTATGATAACATTATCAAGAAGACAAAGTTTGAGTTTATAAAGGTTAAGGCTTTGCTTGGTAAGGCGTTAGTCGTTGAGGGGAAGGATAAAAATATGGCTATAAAGATATATGAGCAGATTTCTAACTTCTCTTATGAAAATAATTTGTATGTGAATATAGCTAGGAATAAGCTTTTGCAGCTTAAGTGA
- a CDS encoding phosphatidate cytidylyltransferase, with the protein MYELKSKRLAFIKRLGTFLFFVPLVLFLIFLEFKDYLFINILIFIFSGISAKEVNDLLKVKSSSISNALAFFLGIAPPVLTYVHFNIFDLGINIIFYLVITLIFSNWIVSLAFIKEHEIVNFLSQATSIVFILIYPGILISFIVAITTLPKAPVLLLILFSMVSGNDTFAYLVGYFLGKNSYRPTIISPNKTIMGFLGGILFSVLVALVVVFLGVINLTYGEAVIFGILMGFFTIVGDLFESGLKRSASVKDSGNIIPGRGGALDSIDSFLLAGPIFYLCLS; encoded by the coding sequence TTGTATGAACTTAAGTCTAAAAGGTTGGCTTTCATTAAGCGACTTGGGACATTTTTATTTTTTGTGCCCTTGGTTTTGTTTTTAATATTTTTAGAGTTCAAAGATTATTTATTTATCAATATTTTAATTTTTATTTTTAGTGGGATTTCCGCAAAGGAAGTTAATGATTTGCTGAAGGTTAAGTCTTCTTCTATTTCAAACGCTTTAGCATTTTTTTTAGGAATAGCGCCTCCAGTTTTAACATATGTACACTTTAATATTTTTGATTTAGGTATCAATATAATATTTTATTTAGTAATAACTTTGATTTTTAGCAACTGGATCGTTAGTTTGGCTTTCATTAAGGAACATGAAATTGTCAATTTTCTATCGCAGGCTACTTCAATAGTTTTTATACTTATATATCCCGGTATTTTAATTTCATTTATTGTTGCTATTACTACTTTACCAAAAGCTCCTGTTCTTTTGCTAATACTTTTCTCTATGGTGAGTGGTAATGATACTTTTGCCTATCTCGTTGGTTACTTTTTGGGAAAGAATAGCTATAGGCCTACTATTATTAGTCCCAATAAAACGATAATGGGATTTTTGGGTGGAATATTATTTTCCGTTCTTGTTGCGTTAGTTGTAGTATTTTTGGGAGTTATAAATTTAACCTATGGAGAAGCTGTAATTTTTGGTATTTTAATGGGATTTTTTACTATTGTTGGTGATCTATTTGAATCTGGGCTTAAACGTAGTGCATCGGTTAAGGATTCTGGAAATATTATTCCTGGCAGAGGAGGTGCTCTTGACTCAATTGATTCATTTCTTTTAGCAGGTCCCATATTTTATTTGTGTCTATCATAA